From the Dermochelys coriacea isolate rDerCor1 chromosome 26, rDerCor1.pri.v4, whole genome shotgun sequence genome, one window contains:
- the LOC119848574 gene encoding pituitary homeobox 3-like, translated as MSALLQSAGGSAPGLPSAGLPSTEREAKNGENSRSKSSGSSDKEELNLGKKKLRRQRTHFTSQQLQELEATFQRNHYPDMSTREEIAGWTNLAEPRIRVWFKNRRAKWRKKERHLQTELCKGGLGPQLNSLPRGPYEDLYNSYSYNSWAPKGFQASPLPSKGFQLFNAMNLNSFSPQAMFPGVAAASMPGVPALENFNSLASPTYGPEALPYMYRDPCNASLAGLRLRAKQPQSLRLEVLPSPAVSPNSCQYTLDRPV; from the exons CAAAGAATGGGGAGAACTCACGGTCCAAGTCATCCGGCTCCAGTGACAAAGAGGAGCTGAACCTGGGCAAGAAGAAGCTGCGAAGGCAAAGGACTCACTTcaccagccagcagctgcaggagctggaggccACCTTCCAGCGCAACCACTACCCAGACATGAGCACCAGGGAGGAGATTGCAGGCTGGACCAACCTGGCGGAACCCAGGATCAGG GTCTGGTTTAAGAACCGCAGAGCCAAGTGGCGGAAGAAGGAGCGACACCTGCAGACTGAGCTGTGCAAGGGGGGACTTGGCCCCCAGTTGAACAGTCTGCCCAGGGGCCCATATGAAGACCTCTACAACAGCTACTCCTACAACAGCTGGGCCCCCAAGGGCTtccaggccagccccctccccagcaaagGCTTCCAGCTCTTCAATGCTATGAATCTCAAttccttctccccacaggccatGTTCCCGGGGGTGGCAGCAGCCTCCATGCCTGGAGTCCCGGCCCTGGAGAACTTCAACAGCCTGGCCAGCCCCACTTACGGACCCGAAGCTTTGCCTTACATGTACAGGGACCCCTGCAACGCAAGCCTGGCAGGGCTGAGACTCCGGGCAAAGCAGCCCCAGTCCCTTAGGCTCGAGGTCCTGCCAAGCCCAGCTGTGAGCCCCAACTCCTGCCAGTACACGCTGGACAGGCCTGTGTGA